One Natator depressus isolate rNatDep1 chromosome 6, rNatDep2.hap1, whole genome shotgun sequence DNA window includes the following coding sequences:
- the LMO2 gene encoding rhombotin-2 has protein sequence MSSAIERKSLDPSEEPVDEVLQIPPSLLTCGGCQQNIGDRYFLKAIDQYWHEDCLSCDLCGCRLGEVGRRLYYKLGRKLCRRDYLRLFGQDGLCASCDKRIRAYEMTMRVKDKVYHLECFKCAACQKHFCVGDRYLLINSDIVCEQDIYEWTKINGMI, from the exons ATGTCATCAGCCATCGAGAGGAAAAGCCTCGATCCTTCCGA GGAACCAGTGGATGAAGTGCTCCAAATCCCCCCTTCACTGCTGACATGTGGAGGTTGTCAGCAGAACATTGGGGACCGTTATTTCCTGAAAGCCATCGATCAGTACTGGCACGAGGACTGCCTCAGCTGTGACTTATGTGGATGCAGGCTTGGAGAGGTGGGGAGACGATTGTACTATAAACTGGGCAGGAAACTCTGCAGGAGGGACTATCTCAG acTCTTTGGCCAAGATGGCCTTTGTGCTTCCTGTGACAAGCGAATCCGGGCCTATGAGATGACTATGCGAGTGAAGGACAAAGTATATCACCTGGAATGCTTCAAATGTGCTGCTTGCCAGAAACATTTTTGTGTCGGAGACAGATACCTCCTCATCAACTCAGACATAGTGTGTGAGCAGGACATCTATGAGTGGACTAAGATAAATGGGATGATATAG